The following coding sequences are from one Musa acuminata AAA Group cultivar baxijiao chromosome BXJ1-6, Cavendish_Baxijiao_AAA, whole genome shotgun sequence window:
- the LOC135676720 gene encoding uncharacterized protein LOC135676720 translates to MEAIFCLPSALSAPYKGPGHFLLHRPTRNHALLGRIRFPRSRPRPHTVSFSHVPPPPPRPEEDRGRAGRARPRKGVAVGAAVVAAVACALGAVYMSRGAPVAGGPGLAMAEVTAGGDGKSVTMTAANTGCSPWGVADHKCGDVGTGEQRTPNMVREILFGTSCKKPWVSLIDHAFTEVLPPSKRLQLMKLIYQLDQSTQSKKGQKLSEIFSSNWLSGDEKHDVGITLAQVYIDLKNYHMAKEVCELIYGGDLPRDSRPPLLMAVIHMMLAVETLLSMNTVFDDPEVQKLITSAKNYWNEYKELQSVGLGSKPPETD, encoded by the exons ATGGAAGCCATCTTCTGCCTCCCATCCGCCCTTAGCGCCCCATACAAAGGGCCGGGCCACTTCCTCCTCCACCGGCCCACCAGGAACCATGCCCTCCTTGGCCGCATCAGGTTTCCCCGGTCGAGACCCCGCCCTCACACCGTGTCCTTCTCCCACgttccaccaccgccgccgcgtCCGGAGGAGGACAGAGGCAGAGCAGGGCGCGCCAGACCGAGGAAAGGGGTGGCGGTTGGCGCGGCCGTGGTCGCGGCCGTAGCCTGCGCCCTGGGCGCAGTCTACATGTCGCGCGGTGCACCAGTCGCTGGGGGGCCTGGCTTGGCGATGGCTGAGGTCACCGCAGGAGGCGACGGGAAGAGCGTGACGATGACGGCGGCGAACACCGGATGCAGCCCGTGGGGCGTTGCGGACCACAAGTGCGGCGACGTGGGAACGGGAGAGCAGAGAACGCCCAATATGGTGCGGGAAATCTTGTTTGGGACTTCTTGCAAGAAGCCATGGGTGTCGTTGATCGATCATGCCTTCACTGAGGTTCTTCCACCCAGCAAGCGACTCCAGCTGATGAAGCTCATCTATCAACta GATCAATCTACCCAGTCAAAGAAAGGACAAAAATTATCGGAAATATTTTCCTCGAACTGGCTTTCAGGAGATGAGAAACACGATGTGGGAATCACGTTAGCACAAGTATACATCGATCTG AAAAACTACCACATGGCCAAAGAAGTCTGCGAGCTGATCTACGGCGGTGACCTTCCGAGGGATTCAAGGCCGCCCCTTCTCATG GCCGTCATCCACATGATGCTGGCAGTGGAGACATTGTTGTCGATGAACACAGTATTCGATGATCCGGAGGTGCAGAAATTGATCACCAGTGCGAAGAactattggaatgagtacaaagaGTTACAAAGCGTTGGCTTGGGGAGCAAGCCACCTGAGACAGATTAG
- the LOC103988706 gene encoding uncharacterized protein LOC103988706, translating into MEAICCLPASLPCIRPRHRTRILGLAPLVRLPLARSTVRHLGVSLSHVPLEEDHGGRDWGAIYFEVATTARGSGRRVVTMMANGGGSPGNGAAQRPTVMQTTLDFLRATLSPMDYSTRQEVVQRMKVVLSKIYDEVLDDPTKKEKAATMNIFGSEHLYEIRLSLTQIFIALKDYVMAKEVCTVALAKMSGNDARPRLLMAIINMMLMVDNLLWTTKGFDDPAMEKLMSDAAEHWKEYKKLESMGLGSEPPATQ; encoded by the exons ATGGAAGCCATCTGCTGCCTCCCGGCCTCCCTCCCATGCATTAGGCCCCGCCACCGCACCAGGATCCTTGGCCTTGCCCCCCTTGTCCGCCTCCCCCTTGCGCGGTCGACGGTCCGCCATCTCGGCGTATCTCTCTCCCATGTTCCGCTGGAGGAGGATCACGGAGGACGAGATTGGGGCGCCATCTACTTCGAGGTCGCCACTACTGCAAGAGGCAGCGGCCGAAGGGTGGTCACGATGATGGCGAACGGCGGAGGCAGCCCGGGGAATGGTGCGGCTCAACGCCCTACCGTCATGCAGACGACCCTCGATTTCTTGCGAGCAACCTTATCTCCCATG GATTACTCAACCAGGCAAGAGGTGGTACAAAGGATGAAGGTTGTATTATCCAAGATTTACGATGAAGTACTGGATGACCCTACCAAGAAAGAGAAGGCAGCAACCATGAATATCTTTGGATCAGAGCACCTATACGAGATACGACTCTCCTTAACACAAATATTCATCGCTCTG AAAGACTACGTCATGGCTAAAGAAGTATGCACGGTGGCTCTCGCTAAAATGTCTGGAAATGATGCAAGGCCGCGGCTTCTCATG GCGATCATTAACATGATGTTGATGGTGGATAACTTGCTGTGGACAACCAAAGGCTTCGATGATCCGGCGATGGAGAAGTTGATGAGTGATGCTGCGGAGCATTGGAAAGAGTACAAAAAATTAGAAAGTATGGGCCTCGGATCAGAACCACCTGCAACCCAATGA
- the LOC103988702 gene encoding protein OCTOPUS-like, translating into MTVENESHRHHHQLLPPLQPQRRIPSSTCDLHPGETVTGFCASCLRERLAGLEAPAAASGRRSTSALRSVFSMVTVGAGPAAGPSSLRRSKSFSFSRGGDVFSAQRPRASALEPQRRSCDVRGRSTLWSLFHQDDRDRVGQNPSIPPFSSSSSSSTSTSSEAAAATAPSTSGAIEVDCRNQGLPGPSLAPPVSGTCEEYEIGHEIRPIGTSGEINEEGKGAAEEEMELKPMKDHINLDSEQQQQHQAKKPPQKDFKEIASSVWLAASVFSKKLQKWRRRQKPKNQGGEATMPAEEPPKTSRRFHDTQSEVAMDCSGRRSCDTDPRFSLDAARMSIDDPRFSWDEPRASWDGYLIGGRSVFPRLPPILSVVEDAPAPAVQRSDYLIPVEADAAIPGGTAQTRDYYLDSSSQRRRSLDRSSSIREQPVEISEPKPVSNSRVSPAGGMDFFPFHHGASLEREVKDWSSNSLRDDYSGSFESAFRDLNKGASAKKSSRWSKAWNIWGLLQRRNSSRGEANMVDRSLSESWPELRCKSTNGRILRSNSSVSSRVSSHANAGYGVMRTSSMRSSGNDKKKSRDEPVLERNRSARYSPNHIENGMLRFYLTPKRNARRNGVSASRRQMMPSPYLARSMLGLY; encoded by the coding sequence ATGACGGTCGAGAACGAGAGCCATCGACACCACCACCAACTCTTGCCGCCTCTGCAGCCTCAAAGACGCATCCCTTCGTCCACGTGCGACCTGCACCCGGGCGAGACGGTCACCGGCTTCTGCGCCTCCTGCCTCCGCGAGCGCCTCGCGGGGCTCGAGGCACCTGCCGCAGCCTCCGGCCGTAGGTCCACCTCTGCCCTTCGATCCGTCTTCTCCATGGTCACCGTCGGCGCGGGCCCTGCCGCCGGGCCGTCCTCCCTCCGCCGCTCCAAGTCCTTCTCGTTCAGCCGTGGCGGCGACGTCTTCTCGGCGCAGCGGCCCCGCGCATCCGCCTTGGAACCCCAGCGCAGGTCCTGCGACGTCCGCGGCCGCAGCACCCTTTGGTCCCTCTTCCATCAGGACGACCGGGACAGGGTGGGTCAGAACCCTTCCATCccacccttctcctcctcctcctcttcctccacctcaaCCTCCtccgaggcggcggcggcgacggcgccGTCCACGAGCGGAGCGATCGAGGTGGACTGCCGGAACCAAGGGCTTCCGGGCCCCTCCCTCGCTCCTCCAGTTTCCGGAACATGCGAAGAGTATGAGATCGGCCATGAGATCAGGCCCATTGGAACCTCGGGGGAGATAAATGAGGAAGGAAAGGGAGCAGCGGAGGAGGAAATGGAGCTGAAGCCGATGAAGGACCACATAAATCTCGACtccgagcagcagcagcagcatcaggcGAAGAAGCCACCGCAAAAGGACTTCAAGGAGATCGCCAGCAGCGTCTGGCTCGCCGCCTCCGTCTTCAGCAAAAAGCTCCAGAAATGGCGGAGAAGACAGAAGCCAAAGAACCAAGGTGGCGAAGCGACAATGCCGGCGGAGGAACCCCCTAAAACGTCGCGGCGGTTCCACGACACGCAGTCGGAAGTCGCCATGGACTGCTCCGGCCGAAGATCCTGCGATACCGACCCCCGCTTCTCTCTGGACGCCGCCCGGATGTCCATCGACGACCCCAGGTTCTCCTGGGACGAGCCGAGGGCCTCATGGGACGGCTACCTGATCGGAGGCCGATCAGTGTTCCCTCGTCTCCCTCCCATTCTCTCCGTCGTCGAGGACGCCCCTGCCCCGGCAGTCCAGCGGTCGGACTACCTTATCCCCGTCGAGGCAGATGCCGCCATCCCAGGCGGGACGGCACAGACCCGGGACTACTACTTGGATTCATCCAGCCAGCGCCGGCGAAGCCTTGACCGATCGAGCTCCATCAGGGAGCAGCCTGTCGAGATCAGTGAGCCAAAGCCGGTCTCCAACAGCAGAGTATCCCCTGCAGGTGGCATGGACTTCTTCCCCTTCCACCATGGTGCCTCACTTGAGCGGGAGGTAAAAGATTGGAGCTCAAATTCCCTGAGAGATGATTACTCCGGCAGTTTTGAGTCAGCTTTTAGGGACCTTAACAAAGGTGCTTCCGCGAAGAAGTCAAGTAGGTGGAGCAAAGCATGGAACATTTGGGGGCTTCTTCAGCGAAGAAATAGTAGCAGAGGAGAAGCCAATATGGTTGACAGATCCTTGTCGGAGTCATGGCCGGAGCTGCGGTGCAAGAGCACCAATGGCAGGATTCTAAGGAGTAACAGCAGTGTAAGCTCGAGGGTCTCTTCTCATGCCAATGCTGGGTATGGGGTGATGAGAACGAGCAGCATGAGGTCCAGTGGGAATGATAAGAAGAAGAGTAGAGATGAACCCGTTCTGGAGAGGAATAGAAGTGCTAGATATTCTCCAAACCATATTGAGAACGGTATGCTGCGGTTTTACTTGACACCAAAGCGAAATGCACGGAGGAATGGAGTTTCAGCTAGCCGAAGGCAGATGATGCCTTCGCCTTACCTTGCAAGAAGCATGCTAGGACTGTATTGA